Genomic window (Desulfuromonadales bacterium):
GCAAGTGCAGCCTTCCGCGCAGGTGCAAAGCAGGGCTTCGTCCCCCTCGACCTTGACCACGTGGTGCCATTTCATCTCTTTGCCGCAGGCGCAGTTGCCCGGCTTGGTGCTCATCGCGTTGCACTTGCATGCCTCACCGCAATTGCAGACATAAAGCACATCCTGACGGGCACCGGCTTGCGCGTCAGTGGTTTTGGCGGCGCAGCCGCCAATCAGAACGGCGCCGAGCAGGACCAGGAACAGACCGGCAAGTTTTCGTTTCAACATTTTCTTCCTCCACTGTAAGGGGCGATGGTTGCCGGCGGCTGCCGGACAGGGGCACTATGATAGAAACCGTCATTTCAAAAAAGTTGTAAAATTATAAACCAAAGCCAAAGCTAATCAAGGAGGCCAACACGAGCCGGCTCCCTTGAAAACGGGCATGGCGGAACCTGTTGCGCTCACAAGGGGCATGCGCATGACGCCAAAGCTGTTGATCAACATCGACGTGGACGACCTCGAACGGGGCGTCGCCTTCTACACGCAGGCTCTGGACCTGCGGCGCGGACGCACGCTCTTCGACGGGACGGCGGTGGAGCTGACGGGGGCCGCCTCGCCCGTCTATCTGCTGCTCAAGCCGGCCGGCACGCTTGCCGCGGGGGGCGTCCGGCAGCGCCGCCGCTACCGCCGCCACTGGACCCCAGTC
Coding sequences:
- a CDS encoding VOC family protein is translated as MTPKLLINIDVDDLERGVAFYTQALDLRRGRTLFDGTAVELTGAASPVYLLLKPAGTLAAGGVRQRRRYRRHWTPVHLDFVVADVAAAVARAVAAGARLEGAIASYGWGRLATLADPFGNGFCLVEFHGGGY